One Trichoderma asperellum chromosome 5, complete sequence genomic region harbors:
- a CDS encoding uncharacterized protein (EggNog:ENOG41), producing MPGSPRTPRHSRNSSAIDSFAGSPQIRRYSRSSTQDAITSFNHSPSHDALDLSVLGGGGSGANGMGNLADELADAFSDSGEEGDYDPEPTGQTEHANDASRGATANDESRRNEGDAASLLSPRPKGHQRKTSLYDGSDYGSDSDLDIAGIPPSLMAKIDAVENLTIRGTDNYGGTADDVLKRVIQELRDLGSQSSVEGSASRLITAHSALTTHLAHQTRQLHNLTFPLLSPLAPAPDTETIETLEPLLVSLTEDMPRPSTSAFNSLTALHSITSELIQSLSYLSDTLHMSRQTTAAASRRLKSAKELVAEIRKEDDLREQGEEWLTRGNWGERLEKRECASVCGEVIGGFEDVCNSWRERLLAQAESQA from the exons ATGCCCGGGTCGCCACGAACTCCACGACACTCTCGTAATTCATCAGCAATCGATAGCTTTGCGGGTTCGCCCCAAATTCGACGGTATTCGAGGTCTTCAACGCAAGATGCAATAACATCGTTCAACCACAGCCCAAGCCATGATGCTCTCGATCTTTCAGTACTTGGCGGTGGCGGATCAGGGGCCAACGGAATGGGGAACTTAGCTGATGAGTTGGCGGATGCATTTTCCGATTCAGGGGAAGAGGGCGACTACGACCCCGAACCGACAGGCCAGACAGAACATGCCAACGACGCATCACGAGGCGCAACAGCAAACGATGAGTCAAGGAGAAACGAAGGCGATGCGGCGAGCTTGCTCTCCCCTCGTCCAAAGGGCCACCAGAGAAAAACCAGTCTATATGATGGCAGTGACTACGGCTCAGACTCAGACCTTGACATTGCCGGCATACCCCCCAGTCTGATGGCAAAGATTGACGCTGTCGAGAACCTCACCATTCGCGGGACGGATAACTACGGAGGCACAGCAGACGATGTACTGAAGCGGGTGATTCAGGAGCTGCGTGACTTGGGATCGCAATCCAGCGTCGAGGGCAGCGCTTCGAG ACTTATAACAGCACACTCTGCGTTGACGACGCATCTTGCACACCAGACTCGTCAACTGCACAACCTCACCTTTCCCTTGCTATCTCCACTAGCACCAGCACCTGACACTGAAACGATTGAAACACTTGAGCCACTACTCGTATCTCTGACAGAAGACATGCCACGACCATCGACGTCCGCATTCAACTCTCTCACAGCGCTACATTCCATCACATCAGAGCTGATACAGTCGTTGAGCTATCTCTCGGATACGCTGCACATGTCTCGCCAGACAACGGCCGCGGCCAGCCGCAGACTGAAGAGCGCAAAGGAGCTCGTTGCCGAAATCAGGAAAGAGGATGACTTGAGAGAGCAAGGGGAGGAGTGGCTGACTAGAGGAAACTGGGGCGAGCGGCTGGAGAAAAGGGAGTGTGCGAGCGTCTGCGGAGAAGTGATTGGTGGATTTGAAGATGTCTGCAATTCCTGGAGAGAGCGGCTACTAGCCCAGGCCGAATCCCAGGCGTAA